TTATACAAAATGGCTGCTATTGAAAAACTTCGCGATATTTTAAGGTTAACCGGAGATTGTTTTTAAACGGAGTCGTGTGCGATTGTCTCAACAAGGAAGATGGGTACAATAATATTGCTCAGAATGAGTGAGTTGTTCATGAAAAGGTGTCTTATTTGTATCTGGTACGATATACATTGATTCGCTATCGATTGAAATTGACCGCTGTTTAGATTGATTGACGgctttatttgtaaagtttcgCTAGGATTCGAAATATATAATTCGTAACTTAGATACATCCTTATCATCTCCATCTCTTGATCCTCCTTAATCCATCCTCATCTTTCTAGTCCTTTCTTCTAGGGTCAGAATTCCGTCAGCAATATACGCCCTGACCCTTTCTTGTAATCCCATATTGTTCCATAATTAAGCCACGACAAATTTTCGTTCCCCACTCAATTCTTGGTCTAAAACTCTTTCCGTTAAGAGCCAATCCTGTCTCCACTTTAATCACATTATTTTTGCATTCGTCAGTCCAATTCCACATGAGACCATTAGGAGATAGTCACCCACGTAAGCTCACCGCGCCACTTCCGGACAGGGAGGGATAAAAACCTCATTTCCTGTGTGAACCCTTCCTTGGGGGACGCTTGTTATAATCAGCGGGTTGCCATGGTGATTTTGTATGTGTGTTCTGCTTTTTTGCTGAGGGTCATTTTTAAGTATTGGTGGTGTCAGGAAATCAATGTAGGGTAGTCTTTGTTTGTcgattttgaaattcaaaatgagTGATATATTAAGTGTCTCGACTTTTTTAAATGTCCCTTTGAATCGTGAATTTTCTATATCGTGTTTCCATAAATTTGAAAATCGTTCCACTAGCTACTGAATACTGgggacattaaaaatattttgcaattgaCTCTTGAAATCTTGATCAACGGTCCTATTTAGTGCAATTTCCCTTAACAACTTGACTTCCGAGTTTCCGACTCTAAAtctttcacaatttttttttcattttacactTTTCTACTACTTAGTACTAGTCTTATCTACcagttcatttgttttctcGCTGGACCAAATAGCATACAATTGATCTACCATGCAAGGAACGTGCCCGGCCCAGTTTACAAGTGTTCAAGTGAAAGTGTCGGTGTAACAACACCTAATTATTTACTTAGCAATCACTTTCAAAACCAATCGCTAGTAAATACCTTAGGATTgaggtattttgttttctagACAAGTATGTAGGTGGATGCAGTAGTTTGACGTAACGTGTGGGTTTTAGGAAGATTAGCTAGATTCATATTAAGATGCCTTAAGATACAGGTTCTGGaggttatttttgaaataatgtatGAAGATAATTTTTTCTCGATAAATCACTTTCACCTTTTGTGACATTGACCTATCATCTCCATACACCCATTCGAGCCTTTTTTGTTGAGGTAAGCGATCGTAGAAATATTACTCGGCAAGAGGGAGtcttatagttattttttattttctcgcTTTTCTGTTGAAAAATTTCCTGAATTTTCTTTGCTATAAACCTCACGGAGCCTGAGGCCTTTCCAAAACCGTAGAAATCGGTCGTGCGTTCTGGAGTTATAGCGTCAGGAAGGAAAACCcgacttatttttatgtagtaGATTCTAAATGGCATAATCATGAAATGACAAAAGATATACCGATCTGTTGGAGGAGTCTTATTGTACTTCAGGAGAGGGGTACGCCATATAGTACGCCGTCACTTTCGTGTTTTCATCATTTTATCATTGACTAGTAAAGATAGTTATAGGCATGAAGTCTTCCattgtgtgtatattttttatttattataaaacaactgCAACATAAACTACTCAGATTTCGGGTAAAATTTTACGATTAAATGAAACTCAGATATTCACACACCATTTGGCCAAATGATAAAATGCAACCAGAgcgtaataaatataatatcggTTTAGTTAATTACCATTTCATGGGGTGCGTTAACTTTCCCTGCACAATTCGCCATGGCATGCTGTCGTGATGGCAGGGGCCGGGAAGCTATCAGCACAACAAAAGGTAAATCTGACGTGTGGCACCCCTGCCCGAAACCACTACATACAGGTGACTGATAATTGTAATGATTTTTTGGAATGATCGGGAAAAAGGGAAAGTATATAAGTATAACTATATTacactcaataaataaatacatttaaatgaacCTACTAGTACctgtttcaaattttataagtttatttttgtttaatgagaTAATCATTTTCCTTCTATAACCGACCTTTGACACCGAGTGGCAACACCAGATCAATATACTTTTCCGAACCACGTCAGAAGAAGTGCATagcttttatattaataattgttatcaatatatttttatatatagttGTTCATTAGATAATGTCACAATCAACACATAAAGAAAGTTGCTAGAACAATTATGTCGCTAATAATGCGGTCTTAGGGTCTAAATATAAGTTAAAGCCAATTCACAGTAACTTTATGACTACATCGCGATGACGAATAGGTTATAAGGCTTGAGCAGGTATTTCAAAACTTAATTGGTCTACAAGTAAATGTTAGTTTACTCAATTAATATTCAGTAAATGTTACGCTTCCTAAGGAAATTAGGGGAAAAATAggttttcaaaagttttttttttactttaggaAATAAGATGAAATTATGTCATTCTGTCATTAATCTGAAAGAGGTCCTTGCTTTGAGCACAGCAATAGAAAGTCTTACTGTAAATTACACAGAGCAAGACTTTCGTTACAATTCTTACGaaataaaagcttataaaaaaacGTAGTTTTACATGCCGCCTAGTAGTTCCTAACTAAAATTTCCCTCGCTCGAGATTAACCTACTTCCAAAAGGCTTAATCCAGCATTGCATTAAGCTCGTAAAATGAACTTCCCGAAACAAAATTCGAGTCATAAAAACAGTTATCCGCAACAATCAGGCTACAGTACACATTGGTTCTTCTTGGAAGCCacggttgccatggcaacgcgCCGCATCAACACGCCGCCCGTCCACACGGACGCACACAGGCTCGCGTGTGAATGTGCAGGTGACCCCGTAAAGTTTGGAGTGTACCGGGCCTTTTGGGAGGTTCAGGAAAGTTTTGTTAACTATTAGGATGGAAGAGAGAATAGAGCCTTTTTTAGTAGTAAACTATAAACGGTTACGATGGCGAGTTCCATTTTCTAGCTTATGGTGTTGtactgttgggcaaaggcctattATCCACGTCAGTTTGAACCTCGCGACATATGTTTAATTCGTGTCACTACCACTCCTTGGGCGTGAATGAACAAAaatcaaactttaaattttatatttgaacaaCATCTCAAAGAGGTAAACGATGTTTTAGGAGGCAAACTAAAGAATCGGCACGACATAATCGTGCCAGTAGTTCTTTACGTTTTTCTAAATAGGATATTTGAGATTGTTAAAAGCTGCATATAAACATAAGAAAAGAAAAGGACATACAATTAGTCGATAATCAAAACTGAAAAATTCTCCAGAAAATTCTACGATTCTATGAACAAGATAATCGTGGAAGAATTTTGAGGAAGGCCTTTACCCATTTGTGGAAAATAGCGGGCTAGATCAAAAAATTGTACGAAAGAAAGTCCTCTATACATGTACATAAAGCATCAAATTTTCCGGTCACAACTCCATTATTTTCCCAATACCATTCCCCAGTGTATCCCCAATCTATTTCATCACAATTTGCTAGTGTGCGTGTTTCAGGTCGCCGTTTATCTGGCGCGGCCACGTCAGCGATGTCATACACTGCTATCACCGTATAGGACATTAGCGAGCCATGTTATTATGTACCTATGACATTAGGCCATCGAACGTCATCGAACGAACCACTATAATGTCGATGGAAGATAATTGCAGTTTGGTGTTGGAGAGAATATCATGAGAGATATCTGAAAATTaacgtttttgtaatttttattgatttcttgTAGTTCGTTCTTCGCAATTGACTATTCTCATCGTTAATTAAAGAGTTTTTGtatctttatatatttgtctaaaactttttggtaattCAGCCTCTTTGGCATTTTGCGGCATTTTTGGGGACCAATCTTCACAAAGCTGACCTATTCAACCTTTATACAATGTTAATAAACGAATTTGTAAAGAAGGTTCCGCGACAACcttaaaataatactcaatTGGATTCCAagggtaaaataataaaaatcttatgaattttttgttgttattcgtttattgtataatattccTTATTGCTTTTGTACTTTGGGTTTGTATCTCCTAAAGTAAGACTGTCAACTTTGTAAAAACAAGACAGCACACTACACTGAGCATAGCCAGCATCTCACTTCAACAAAAACAGTTCTGGTCTGCGAACTCATGAATATCAGTTTAGGTCTTAAAGTAGGTCTTATGTCATTATTTCCATTGTTGAAGcaggacagcgcactacacttCGCATAACGGCGTCTCACTTCCCAAAAACAGTCTTACTTTAGAAGGAGTATTTTATAGGTATCAATTTGGTTTCTGAAGAGTGCTTACAGGCGGCTGTATTAACGGAGTCTGGACAGTGAGAACTCCGTCCCTAGATAGGGAAGATACCACGGTATCAGGGTCCGTGCCAGGAGGCAAAGTGAACTCTCGGTTGTATTCGCGATAGATTGTGGCTCCCTCTGACTTTTCTCTGTGCGTCGCTGATACTACTAGCAAGTCGTTTAAGATCTTCACTTTTACCTGAgaaaagtaaaaaggtttttactgGTTCGGTGttattatttctaaactaaaatGCTTTATTGTTAGGGCTAGgacctccccactcttcttctaTTTGTGTTTATCATAATTCTAGAGACATTGGTCGGTATGAAGCCAAGCCAATCCTACTGTCTTTTGTGTTCAGGTACAGGTACAATAACTGATTGCTTTGGTATTTAAGCAACTTAGTTTTAATGACAATTTATAGGTAAAACCAAccgaaatatttataaattgatcaTTGATTAACGAATTGAAAGTTATCTTTAATTTGCAAACGATATAATTCTTTAGAAGATTACTTTGATTTATTATCTTACTAAGCCGGACACCCGTTAAACCGTCGTGACTTACTTTTGTACTAATCAGGGCAAAATTTTATCTCAGTGGTAAAATACGTTACGTAGTCGGAAAAACCAAGCCCAAAAACGATCTTATGCAATAGGACAACAATATAATTGAGACTAATATCGATTACTAATTAACAGTTAATTTGGTAGAGGAAAATTTTCGGCTGCAACTCCATCATGGTAAAGTATACTTTAAGTTCGGATGTTAGAGTCTAAATTAGTTACAAACCTCCGTGGGATCAAATTGGCTGACATCGAACTGTAGTTTCAAGGTCTTGTCTGAACCCTCGCCTTGGACTAGAGGGGAGTTGGTGAGGGTGTCCCAAGTGTTCGCTATCTCGTGTCTGGAGGGCATGGCAGCCGACTGACCGTAGAACCGCCTTAGATCAGTACTGGAAATAGATGGCAAGGTTAATAAATGTGCTAAAAGTCTCACTTGTAAAGTGTAAGAGCCTTATTTCGTTGATGACGCTGTTACTCATATTAGTTGATCGTTCGTACGTTTTTCCGAtgaaggtaaaaatatttaatagatattGAAGTAGATTTAGTAGTAGTAAAAATGCTTATTTTCCATGGATTTTCCTTTTCTCGCAGTCGATTAAAAtcgtacttttttaatatatgtaagcgatttattaatttgtcagAAGAATTGGGctgatcaaaaatattttttgcactcGTTAAGGTTTTCCTAACTGAGATAAATGAGTAGCAATTTTGGACCCTGTCGGGCCCTGCAGAAGTGAGAGAGAGAGAAGAAAGGAGCATTATTTACGCTAGGTAACAATTGAGGTTTAGGTATTCAATTCATTTTGCACTATAAACCTGAGAAAACACtaactcttaaagtaatatcattgcAGGTCATTCaagcgagacagcgcattacagAGCGTtaagcggcatctctctttcacgcctgcaaaaatatatcttcaagATTTGTCAATAGATCGTAGGCAGTAATGTTCATAGCATAAAGTTTACCTGAACTTGGTCATCTGTTGGTCAATCCTCTTCATTTCTTCGGCGAATCGTTCCTTCATGTAAGAGTAAGAGTTGTCGAATATGGAGAGGTCTGTGATCTGAACCGGTATATTGTTCTGTTTCTTCTGTGTGGGGTGCTCGTTAGCCTTGTGAGGCTTGTTCGTAGGTTTAGTGGACATTTTCAAGGTTATTGCCTATTAATTTAAGATGAACTGGAATTTGAAATGATGAAGTGGAAATCTACGCCATTTTCTTGATTTTTCTTTGAGACATCTGTCCAAGTTTCATTCAATCAGTCAACGCATAGGtacttttttattctctgattctacaaaaagtttaaattcgtTAAACCTCTTtccaaaaaaatgatttattttttattaccataaTCTCTATAAGATAAaaacgagaaaataaaatagcaataataaaaagTCAATTAACCTTTCACGACCTCTTAATGTCAGTGTTGCCAGATAACATAAAGCTTCCCCTGAGATGTGGTATTTCGACGCCCCTTGAAGCCCTCCAACGTACCTACAGATTGACAACCCTATTGCCATGGTTACAGCGGTCGAAACACCCTGCGCCCTATTAATCTCGTGCGAGGGCGTGGAGTAGGGTAACCAGACCTTTATGAGATTAAACTTACGTAATAGAGAGTAATGATGATATGATTTCTTGATTCTACGGTGATAAGCTGATcggaataataatttaattactattgtACAACGTGCATTTTATGGTTTTTCGGTATCAACGTACATGAGTTAACCTAATTATCTGAGATAAGAGGTGCACTACGGGTCATTACACTacgtgaattattttttttgtatcattttaatttgattctaaaaaatatatttatttgtctacCGGTAGAAAGGGGTAATTTTgtagataaaattaatagaacTTAGTTCTATTTGTGTCAACAAGTGCAAGCTATATTAGGTACAACAtggcttaaaaaaaacaaaatgcaagtaaagtacaaaaaacaacacaatgCTTATTCATCCAAATGCCAACCCTAAGTGGCGAGGGCGCGAACTGCCGCCGCGCGCCAAATTGGCGGGAAAGCTCCCCGTTTGACAGATCATTTTTTATTCCGTTCGGAAATTTGTACCATTGTTCCACTGATTACCAGGTGGTCAGGAAGTGAATTATActcgcttttattatttatcgatacAATACCTTGTtggttcattattatttgtgttgatAGTAAATAGTTCTGAAATGGAACAAGATTGATTACTGCCATAACCTATACCGCCATTCGAGAATCACGATAACCCATTTTTGGTTGGCGCAATAAGTTTGTGACGAAAAAgggaaattattttaacattgaattgtacaacaaaaacacacttcaaatataataaaaaaaactattgcgCTAAATTTGACGAAATCTTTAGGGGATCGAATGACACGTACATACAACAAAAATCGATTCATCCAGTACGAAGATctgaagtaattaatattaaaaaaagaacagacGAATTGATACccacctcctttttgaagtcgatttaAAAAAGGTCTTATACCTCAAATgtcatactaaaaataactcaaattaatagaatataataatataaaaaaagctgaatctataatataattcattataataatgaaattttgagGCCCTCTCAACGAGattttaatcaacaaaatacAAGATATGAAAGGGGAGGCTAGGGAGTTTAATTCCCGTAAAACGTCACGTCATATCTCGGGGGAGAGAGGGCAAACATCGTTATACCGTTGTTACTAGGTGTGCGTTTGTTATGTCAATATGCGTGGGTGACGCGAGGTGGACAAGGGGATACCGTATTATGATTCAAATATCATATGGACATACGTCCgatattatacttataataaggTCGACAAAAATATAGTCTAATTTCGTTCCTGTTTTCTTTGTAAAGGCCGTCTTTCGAAATGTTAttcgattttcttttttcattttaggtcaatttatttttaattgtttgtccATGTGTAGTTATTCATCTTTCTTTCCTCGGTTCTCGCATATTGTAAACCGGAtctaattaaattcatattaataaaattaaggtgAGCGAAAAACAGAAAGTACCTACAGATCAATTCttagttaaagttaaaaacacTTGATCcatcttgaatttattttcttttaagatcGAGAATTGTTATAAGATCTTTTCGATCTTTAGCAATCCAACAGCCAACTATTTcagaataattttgttaaacattgcACCAAATTAAAGATATCAGATTTAATGTATACCATGATCCTCTTTATCCAATAAACAAAACCAATCAATTCCGTCCAGTTATTTGCCAGTGCCTCATGAAGTTCTACATTACGATCTCTCATTACCCGTCATTACGTCATTAGCGTCTTAACTAATCAATAATATAAAGATTAGCACCATTCATAATGAGCTATCAATTCACACGTCATCAAATTCTCTTTAATCGTCATCGATTTATACAACTGTTATCGACCTACGCATTAGCAATTGATATTCAATTGCGTCATCAGGTACGTCACGTAACATCATTTAGTGACGTCAGAAAACGTCATTTAGAGCGAGTAATGTCGTAGGCGTGGCGATGACGTTGCTGTCATAATGACTTAATgtcagatttgtttttaatctgtggTTTTATTTACAGGGTGATTGTTTAATCATGGGTACACCAATGGCtttataatatcttaatttCTTGTTTGGTTGTGAAAAAttaaccatattttttatttttgtctaaatatttccgatataatatatttgaaatggaagacatttaattaacaaatatgacAATGATCATTGTCTATTTTTAACTCCTgttttaaagctaccctgatcAAATATATCGAATCAACACGCGAAGATGACGTCATCTGGTTTTTTCTCAATTTCCTGTGCACTGGGAAGTTTATCCCACCAGTGGGCGTGGGGCTCCGATACGATCTCACGCCGCTCGCGTGTACAGTTACAGTTTGCGCGGATATATTACCACTACTATTGTTGCGTTTTACATTTCGAGTTTGACTCAATTTTCAAAGGTGAGTTGAACACACATTACTTAACTTTTCAAGTAAATATACGTTCTTGTACAATACCAGTCACATAAATAGCATATTTTTTGAagcaaaaagtttcaatttctgTTTTCAGTCGAATTAATTCTAAGAATTCCTTCACAACATAGCGAGATCAAACGGTCATGACAATTTATTCTGAAGTCGCGCACGAAACTCAAAATAATGACTATTCTCACTCTGGTGAGTGaaaaaatttaagttttgtttaaaagtgaGAACCATTAGTACCGACCCAGAGGGTCTGCGCGTGTTTTTGTTGATGTAGACCAATTTACTGATTGTACCGGCGACTGGCGAGTGAGTGAGTGAGTGAATGAGCAAATTGAGGGGATGGCTCCGAGAGTATCGTGATACCAAACACTAATAACAACTAATGAAATGTTGCATTACTCGCATCAAGGGTGAATGTGTACCTTCAggttttaatatgtatatttgaggTACGAATACGGGTTATTTATCTTTTAAGATTCCGATTCTAAAGggttaaaaaaatggtttttattacTGAAACACCACTGTCTGTCCGAccgtcatcaggctgtatctcaggaaccgcGACATATCTGTTGCCGCAGCAACAATTGctaatgtcattaaaataattatttgttatccaacaaacgatttgttttttcttaagtCAAGTATGTACTTGAAACGCTTTATTGGCGTAGATACTAAGAACTTGCTTGGTCAGTGTTactagaaatgtattttaagaagAACTCTGTGCAGTTTACTACCTATAGCCTACAAAGCATCATCGAAAACACTCGATATgctttaattttgaaaaaatgtacttattacATAAGGTGCTCCCTCTGTCATAACTAAGCAATAACCTAAACCTTCTTCAAAAAGTTCTTCCAAAAAGCAgtctgaaaacaaaatgattaacATTATACCACACATGTATAAACTAGGTCTGTAGAGTGAGACAGCACGAGGATGGCGCGTGCCCGAGGACTCACGAAGCGCGCGCACGACCGCGCCCGCGTGCCCCACCCGCGAAGACACTGGCGCCATCTACATGTGCCCTGAATAATTATACACTAAGAACAATTATAGGACTATAGGAAActaaatagatagatagaatattctttattgtaccaCATAAGTACTATATAATaggattttatataaataaataagtacatggtgccacaatgggcggtcttatcgctaaaagcgattttattacagacaacctttggatggactagGTTCAGAAGGAGCAACATTCGCGTACGTAGTGCGCGGTGCAAAGTAtgcaaaaaaacttaataacagtaaataaaagtaataacaaagtTTAAAACTAGACTTCAATCTGGTCGATCCAACTTTTATCCATTATAAGCAAGTTTAGAAATGCTTAATGGCATTAATCTCTGTGGAGCCTATAAGACTCAATGTGAGAAAGAGTTTCTCGCGGCTCTGGAACACAAAGAGTAAAGGAAGAAACAAACGCACGctaggttttagtcagtaaaattcTGTCACTCTTTCCGCTCAATACAAAGCGAGAGGAGTCATGATTTTCCATCCAAAAAAAGGCTAAACAacttattttactattaattcaCCGCAAtggaaatctaaaaataaaataatttgttttacatttattctaatttattataatactctTTATTCTTGACGAAGTATTTTATCTGCAGCAATTAGCAATTATGTATATGAAAATGCAAAGATGCTGTAGATGAAAATCAGGTAATCAGTTATTTAAATGTGTCTTATCAATACATATAGTATCCAATAACTTCTACATCCACATTTCTTGATTGTCCTACTTTAATAGACAGTAATAAAGGCTATTTATGTTCTTAGACACACGGAAGCTCATGGTGTGTGCATCACGATATTGTGGAATACAATAAGATCGTgtctgcgcctgcgccgccggTGGTGCTATGTGATGCGCATAGTTATGCTAGGATGTCT
The genomic region above belongs to Trichoplusia ni isolate ovarian cell line Hi5 chromosome 5, tn1, whole genome shotgun sequence and contains:
- the LOC113493849 gene encoding alpha-crystallin B chain-like, yielding MSTKPTNKPHKANEHPTQKKQNNIPVQITDLSIFDNSYSYMKERFAEEMKRIDQQMTKFSTDLRRFYGQSAAMPSRHEIANTWDTLTNSPLVQGEGSDKTLKLQFDVSQFDPTEVKVKILNDLLVVSATHREKSEGATIYREYNREFTLPPGTDPDTVVSSLSRDGVLTVQTPLIQPPVSTLQKPN